A stretch of Besnoitia besnoiti strain Bb-Ger1 chromosome III, whole genome shotgun sequence DNA encodes these proteins:
- a CDS encoding enoyl-coa hydratase/isomerase family protein (encoded by transcript BESB_046080), with protein MTDRSPECVPRLEGPDGDGVFTLHLGNAENRLTCSAMDAIHVMLDRIERSKGPAACVICSSGKFFSNGLSIKELSDHPKKLLEVFHSMLKRLLGFPVPLVAAINGHAFGGGAILACVCDYRVMNANRGFFCVNEILIGLPLTPGLSAVVQSKIDRSLWTTTMLRGQRWSGAAALGARIVDGVANGEADVLEAAKSLASSVASLGENRHAYGSIKREMYKRELRALDEGLGAAAEAIKIVKKGMLPASPKL; from the exons ATGACTGACAGGTCCCCTGAGTGTGTACCGCGCCTTGAGGGCCCTGATGGCGACGGGGTTTTTACGTTGCATCTCGGCAATGCCGAAAACAGACTCACTTGCTCAGCCATGGATGCAATCCACGTCATGCTTGACCGCATTG AGCGGTCTAAAGGTCCAGCAGCATGCGTAATCTGCAGTAGTGGGAAGTTCTTCTCCAATGGCCTCAGCATAAAGGAATTGTCAGACCACCCTAAAAAATTGCTCGAGGTGTTCCACAGCA TGCTAAAAAGGCTGCTTGGCTTCCCTGTTCCTCTCGTTGCTGCTATCAACGGGCATGCG TTCGGAGGAGGAGCCATACTCGCTTGCGTGTGCGACTACCGCGTGATGAATGCGAATAGAGGATTTTTCTGCGTCAACGAAATTCTCATCGGCCTACCACTGACTCCAG GCTTGTCGGCTGTTGTACAGTCCAAAATCGACAGAAGCCTGTGGACAACAACGATGCTGCGAGGACAGCGATGgtcgggcgctgcggcgctgggtGCGCGCATTGTGGACGGTGTTGCAAACG gcgaggcggacgtGTTAGAGGCCGCGAAGAGTCTGGCTTCCTCGGTGGCGTCGCTTGGAGAGAATCGGCATGCCTACGG CTCCATAAAACGCGAGATGTACAAAAGGGAATTGCGTGCTCTTGACGAAGGTCTCGGGGCAGCCGCTGAAGCCATTAAAATTGTGAAAAAAGGAATGTTGCCAGCAAGTCCAAAATTATAG